A section of the Drosophila subobscura isolate 14011-0131.10 chromosome A, UCBerk_Dsub_1.0, whole genome shotgun sequence genome encodes:
- the LOC117903648 gene encoding chromobox protein homolog 1-like produces the protein MKILGSLWKILIALSLKIRKEPHDPAEPQEPQLALEKRVEQVPTPESQPRKFFGFERGLVPVKILGATEVRQKYMFLMRWEGSDRAYLVLASEANERCPQVVINFYVERIVYGDPMGACGSGTRTRETPWKWMKSEKQTTKQFLRNRSLSYNK, from the coding sequence ATGAAAATACTTGGAAGCCTTTGGAAAATCTTAATTGCTCTGTCGCTGAAAATTAGGAAGGAGCCGCACGATCCGGCAGAGCCGCAGGAGCCACAATTGGCGCTGGAAAAGCGCGTAGAACAAGTCCCTACACCAGAAAGCCAGCCCCGAAAGTTTTTCGGATTTGAGCGCGGCCTGGTGCCGGTAAAGATACTCGGCGCCACCGAAGTGCGGCAAAAGTACATGTTCCTGATGAGGTGGGAGGGCTCCGATCGAGCCTATCTGGTGCTTGCAAGTGAAGCCAACGAACGATGCCCACAGGTTGTGATTAATTTCTACGTGGAGCGCATCGTGTATGGCGACCCCATGGGCGCCTGCGGCTCGGGAACTCGCACGAGGGAGACACCATGGAAGTGGATGAAATCGGAGAAGCAGACGACTAAGCAATTTCTGAGAAATCGATCACTTTCATACAATAAGTAG